The sequence AACGCGCGAGCCGGCGAAGAAGGCGTGCGTGCCGTCGCTTAGTCGCGATAGTCCCCCGGCACCGGCGTACTCACCGTGCCGCACCACCGGTGCCGTAAGTTCACTGTTGCGCCAGCAGACGAGGCCGGCCTGCGAATGCGTGGCCCACAGTTCCTGCGTCTCGGGAAACTGCGCGATCGCGTTGAAACCCAGCGGCGACGTGGACTGCGGGTCGCTATAGATATCGACCGTTGAATCAGCGGATATGTCGGAGAAGCATTCAACACCGCGCTGGCCACCCAGCGCAAAGCGGTCGCCATCGATGCGTTGCACGCATCGCAGCGCGCCGATCGCCTCGTCTGCTTCCCGAACGAGCTTGACGGCGTTCGCCGCGTCGTTGGTAAGGTCGACCTGAAGCAGTTTTCGACCCGCCACAATGTGCAACGGCGTTCTGGCGCGCCCTTGTCCCCCAGCCCCGAGGGCGGCGGCCAACGCCGTCGGGCGGTCATGCGGCGCGATGGACTGCAGAAACGCCGGTGGCAGGGCGGTCGCGCTCGCCATCACGCTGGCCAACTCGGTCGCGCGGCGGAGGTGCTCGGCCCGCTCGGTGGCGTCGGTCTCGGCACGCGATCGCTCGGCGGCCCGTTGATTGGCCAGCTCCAGCGTGGTGCTGCGCAGTCGCAGGTCGAACGGTGGCAGTACCTCTAAGCCGCTGGCGAACGCCATTTTCTCGCACGCCTTTGCCAAAGCCGCCGCCGCGTGGTCGGCGGCGGGTTCCGTGAGCGCGTCGGTCACCGTCTGCGTCGCGAAATGCGCCGTCGCGGCTCGCGTTAGCACATCCGAAAAGTGCCGCACGACGTCGGCAACGGTCACCGCATCGCGGTCGTGCATCAGCACCTCGACCACCATCCGCCGATCGTGCACGTCCTGCGGCACCGCGACGCTGAAGCTCCAGGCGCCCTGGAGCGTGTGGCCATCCTGTGTCGTCACCCCGTCAAACTCCCAAACCGCCCGCCGGGCTTCGGTGGCGAACGTGACGCCCGTTTCATCGCGCCGACTGAGTTCGTTGTTGCGCAGGTCCATCGTCGTTTCAGCTTAACAGACGTCGGTGGGAAATCGCGTTACGGACCGACGTCGCCTTTCGAATCACCCGGCGAGGTTCGAGTCATCGAAAAAAACGAAACGTCACCTATTGACGAAAGTAACAGCGATTGTAGAGTGAGACTCAATCTCAAGGAGTTTGCTTGATCCGTTCTTTTAGTCTCGTCCTCACCTTAACCTGCATCTCCGCCGCATCCGTTCGGGCGGATTTCATCGACGTGAACCTTTCCGGAAACACGAGTTACGACGGTTGGGACACGTTCAACAGCACGGCGTACCCCAACTACGGCGGTTACCCGGGTACGACCGTTTGGCCGGCGCCTATCGGTTCGTCGATGGCCGGCTCGGGTGACGCGGCGTTGAGCAAGATCGGTGGCAGTGGCTATCCGTCGACCTCAACCGGCCAGAACTACATCTACTCGACCCGCTCCGGCGCCGCGGCGGCGAGCACGGACCCGTCGGTCGTCGTCGGCACGTTTGGCCTTGGCGATGCGTCGCCCGTCGCCGACCTGGAAACCGTGGTCTTCCAACTCCGCATCTCCTACTGGACCTCGCTCGGCCAGCCCTTCCCGACCGGTGTGATGCCGACGATCAGCTACAACAACGGTACGCAGGCGCTGCCGGCGACCCTGTCGACGCTGGTGGACTCTGGCCCGTTCTCATCGACGTACGGTGACGGCATCGCCGACGACTGGGCGTTCCAGTGGGACCTGAGCGGCATTCAAGAGCCGATCACGTCGTTCCAGGTGAACTACTCGGTCACCAATCACGCCCAGCAGTACGAGATGCGGCTCGACCAAAGCGACGCGTTCGCGGCGGTCGTGCCGGAACCGGGTTCGATCGGTTTGGTGGCGATGGCAACCTTCGCGCTCGCTGTGTGCCGTCGACGGGCTGGGGCACGCTAAGCGTTGATCGGGATGCGGGTCTGCATCGGGAGGGTGCCACGGTGCCGCGCGCCGGTGGCAATGGTCGACAGTAAAGCGGGAACACAGGATGGTCATCCATCAGTACATCCCATCGTCGCCGGTCGGCTTCGATCGGCCTGCCCGTACGGCACGGCGGACGAAGCGCCGCAACTGGCGAGCGTTCACGCTCGTTGAGCTGCTGGTGGTCATCGGCATCATCGCCGTCCTGATCTCGCTGTTGCTGCCGGCGATGTCGAAGGCGCGGGCCAGTTCCCAGCAGCTGCGCAGCGCCAGCAACCTACGCCAGATGCTTCTGGGTTACACGATGTATCACCAGGAGAACAAGGGCTGGTTGTTGTGGGGCTATCCGCCCAACACCGTCAGCGGCGTGCCGGTGACGGTGTACCACCCGCAGTCGGAGCAGACCCTTGGGGCGCTGGTCGCCGACCGGTATCCTTGGCGGTTGCTGCCGTACGTGTCGGAGGTGTGGCAGATCATCCATGCGCACGACGAGTGCCCGCCGATCCCGCAGAAGACGGACCCGGACAAGTGGGACAAGGCCTACATGCTCAGCCTTAGCCCCACCTTCGGCATCAACGCGACCTACCTCGGTGGGCACAAGTACTTCGGTGGGTTCGATGGGGCCAACGACAATCGGCCGATCACGCGAAAGCATGTGGCGTTCAAGTCGTCGGACGTTCGACGGACGTCGGAGATCATCGTCTTCGCCGACGCCCGCTCGTTCACCG is a genomic window of Tepidisphaeraceae bacterium containing:
- a CDS encoding PEP-CTERM sorting domain-containing protein, translated to MNLSGNTSYDGWDTFNSTAYPNYGGYPGTTVWPAPIGSSMAGSGDAALSKIGGSGYPSTSTGQNYIYSTRSGAAAASTDPSVVVGTFGLGDASPVADLETVVFQLRISYWTSLGQPFPTGVMPTISYNNGTQALPATLSTLVDSGPFSSTYGDGIADDWAFQWDLSGIQEPITSFQVNYSVTNHAQQYEMRLDQSDAFAAVVPEPGSIGLVAMATFALAVCRRRAGAR
- a CDS encoding type II secretion system protein, with translation MVIHQYIPSSPVGFDRPARTARRTKRRNWRAFTLVELLVVIGIIAVLISLLLPAMSKARASSQQLRSASNLRQMLLGYTMYHQENKGWLLWGYPPNTVSGVPVTVYHPQSEQTLGALVADRYPWRLLPYVSEVWQIIHAHDECPPIPQKTDPDKWDKAYMLSLSPTFGINATYLGGHKYFGGFDGANDNRPITRKHVAFKSSDVRRTSEIIVFADARSFTEGQWDGMGLSYLTPPRSNGLNWVVANNKFQVLNVAPGIPLGIPQGWFTNRTVTGFFDGHVEALLPSELTDMRRWAVRAETPDYDYVP